Proteins found in one Sporosarcina jeotgali genomic segment:
- a CDS encoding YIP1 family protein: MNPFLSIWSRPTETIHYVLNHKTLSYSYLILILASLAIAPLTITQMLFIEEIPLLVILPIAFFGLFILTTAGWFLNSALYTWIGKWLGGTGTYKKMLAVVPLGSLTAIYILPFSWAMMVALIILRYAESDAAATVFVVLFALSPILFLGLMGLSVYGTVIMSKAIGIVHNFSAWKGFGTIGILMGIAFALSFVGWIILIAFFFMLASI, from the coding sequence TTGAATCCGTTTTTATCCATTTGGAGTCGTCCGACAGAGACGATCCACTATGTACTCAATCATAAGACCCTATCGTATAGCTATCTCATTCTCATTTTAGCTTCACTTGCAATTGCACCGCTCACCATCACGCAGATGCTTTTCATAGAAGAGATTCCACTTTTAGTAATCCTTCCTATCGCGTTTTTCGGATTGTTTATCCTGACAACTGCCGGCTGGTTTTTGAATAGTGCACTCTATACATGGATCGGCAAGTGGCTGGGCGGTACAGGAACTTATAAAAAAATGCTTGCGGTTGTTCCGTTAGGTTCACTAACAGCGATCTACATTCTGCCTTTTTCCTGGGCTATGATGGTTGCGTTAATCATACTCAGATACGCAGAGTCCGATGCAGCTGCGACGGTGTTTGTCGTCCTTTTCGCACTGTCACCCATTCTATTTTTAGGATTGATGGGCCTATCCGTATATGGAACTGTGATCATGTCAAAAGCAATTGGGATTGTCCACAACTTTTCTGCCTGGAAAGGATTCGGAACGATTGGAATCCTGATGGGCATCGCTTTTGCACTAAGTTTCGTCGGATGGATCATCTTAATTGCCTTCTTCTTTATGCTAGCGTCCATATAG
- a CDS encoding sensor histidine kinase, producing MLRAYIADRKSWIALFLGSLLLTDLLLVLDKGLAVNPVSIGYLNVLLLSIFIVFFSWRYRKETAYLQSLGHLLNELPDDWQEGLPEAVLRQEEILSELLQSIDSSYRKRMARMQEFVSAEQNDTAAWVHEVKAPLTAMKLIIDANRKVPEFRKIEAEWLRVHLLIDQQLYISRLPSLEADYVVEETDVIRIAAEEVRQLMPWCLEKNIAFEIAEGSVEVITDQKWCRFILRQLVTNAVKYSPAGGTIAIQTSVDETGHLSITVADEGPGIPAHEMPRIFDRGFTGSAGRIQHAATGLGLYLAKQAAQKIGIHLYGQSDGATGTQMVMTFPTENEFDATRR from the coding sequence ATGCTGCGCGCCTATATTGCGGATCGGAAAAGTTGGATTGCGTTATTTTTAGGATCCCTGCTTTTAACGGATTTATTGCTGGTGTTAGATAAAGGACTGGCCGTCAATCCTGTTTCAATCGGCTATTTGAATGTGCTGCTGCTTTCGATATTCATCGTGTTTTTCAGTTGGCGTTACCGCAAAGAGACGGCTTATTTGCAGTCGCTTGGTCACCTGTTAAATGAGCTGCCCGATGACTGGCAAGAAGGACTTCCTGAAGCAGTGCTCCGCCAAGAGGAAATCCTGTCTGAACTGCTTCAATCCATCGATTCCTCTTACCGAAAGCGGATGGCACGCATGCAGGAATTTGTGTCTGCCGAACAAAATGATACCGCAGCTTGGGTCCATGAAGTGAAAGCGCCGCTAACTGCAATGAAGTTAATCATTGACGCAAATCGCAAAGTACCAGAGTTCAGGAAGATTGAAGCGGAATGGCTGCGTGTCCATTTGCTGATTGACCAGCAGCTTTACATTTCCCGGCTTCCTTCGTTAGAAGCTGATTACGTAGTGGAAGAAACTGACGTGATCCGGATAGCTGCTGAAGAAGTGCGCCAGCTGATGCCGTGGTGTTTGGAGAAGAATATTGCGTTTGAGATTGCAGAGGGATCTGTGGAAGTGATTACAGACCAAAAATGGTGCCGCTTCATCCTCAGGCAATTAGTAACGAATGCGGTGAAATACAGCCCCGCCGGCGGAACGATAGCCATCCAGACTTCAGTGGATGAAACGGGGCATCTATCTATAACTGTGGCGGATGAAGGACCGGGAATTCCTGCACATGAAATGCCTCGTATATTTGACCGTGGATTCACGGGGAGTGCGGGCCGTATTCAACACGCCGCAACCGGATTGGGTTTGTATTTAGCAAAACAGGCGGCGCAAAAAATCGGGATTCACCTGTATGGACAATCGGACGGGGCAACCGGGACGCAGATGGTTATGACGTTCCCAACGGAGAATGAGTTTGATGCAACTCGTAGGTGA
- a CDS encoding ankyrin repeat domain-containing protein, producing MTTELVDAANQQDTKKVKELIEQNAELNTQDSEGRTALMIATYNNDAPTVKALLDAGADVDIQDNMQNNCFLYAGAEGYIDIMRFANEAGADAALTNRYGGVAVIPAAERGHVEMVDALLNETKVDVNHVNDLGWTALMEAIVLSDGGIQHQEIIKILLKHGADPSITDKDGITPLQHAKDKGYLEIVDILESAQ from the coding sequence ATGACAACTGAACTAGTAGATGCTGCCAATCAGCAGGATACAAAGAAAGTGAAGGAACTGATAGAGCAAAATGCAGAGTTGAATACTCAAGACAGCGAAGGAAGAACCGCACTTATGATTGCTACGTACAATAACGACGCACCCACCGTCAAAGCGCTATTGGATGCAGGGGCGGATGTTGACATACAGGACAACATGCAAAACAATTGTTTCCTCTATGCAGGAGCAGAAGGCTATATCGATATTATGCGCTTTGCGAACGAAGCAGGAGCGGACGCTGCCCTCACAAATCGGTATGGCGGAGTCGCCGTCATTCCAGCGGCTGAGCGCGGTCATGTTGAAATGGTAGATGCCCTGCTGAATGAGACGAAGGTGGATGTGAATCATGTGAATGATCTTGGATGGACTGCCCTTATGGAAGCTATTGTGTTAAGTGATGGGGGCATTCAGCATCAAGAAATTATTAAAATTCTGCTGAAACACGGTGCGGATCCGTCAATCACAGATAAGGATGGCATCACTCCTCTCCAACATGCGAAGGATAAGGGATACTTAGAAATCGTGGATATTTTGGAATCAGCACAGTAA
- a CDS encoding ABC transporter ATP-binding protein has product MLEAVSIRKSFGTRGQVQQVLKGLDFRVMEGEFVGIMGPSGAGKTTLLNVLATIDRTTEGSIKINGTDISSMNDRKLSQFRRDQLGFIFQDYNLLDTLTVKENILLPISVGNVKRVVAEDRFKSIARTLGITELASKYPGEISGGQKQRTSAARALINEPSIVFADEPTGALDSKSAASLLGTLAQVNDERDVTIMMVTHDPVASSYCNRVVFLKDGTIYSELYRGEQTRQQFFQEILKVQGILGGDSVDAL; this is encoded by the coding sequence ATGTTAGAAGCGGTTTCGATTCGGAAATCGTTCGGAACGCGCGGACAAGTGCAGCAGGTTTTAAAAGGATTGGATTTCCGTGTGATGGAAGGCGAATTCGTCGGAATCATGGGTCCTTCAGGTGCCGGAAAGACGACGTTATTGAATGTCTTGGCAACTATCGACCGGACAACGGAAGGATCGATTAAAATAAATGGAACAGATATTTCATCAATGAACGACCGCAAACTATCGCAGTTCAGACGCGATCAGCTCGGGTTCATCTTCCAGGATTATAATCTGCTCGATACATTGACTGTGAAAGAAAATATTTTACTGCCAATTTCAGTTGGGAACGTGAAACGTGTCGTGGCGGAAGATCGCTTCAAATCGATTGCTCGTACTTTAGGGATTACGGAGTTAGCGAGCAAATACCCTGGTGAAATTTCAGGCGGCCAAAAGCAGCGGACTTCTGCTGCACGGGCTTTGATCAACGAACCTTCAATTGTTTTTGCGGATGAGCCGACAGGTGCGCTCGATTCGAAATCAGCCGCATCGCTGCTCGGAACATTGGCACAAGTGAACGACGAGCGGGATGTTACGATTATGATGGTGACACACGATCCCGTCGCATCGAGCTACTGCAACCGTGTTGTATTTCTGAAAGACGGTACGATTTACTCCGAGCTGTATCGCGGGGAACAGACGAGGCAGCAGTTCTTTCAAGAAATCCTGAAAGTGCAAGGGATTCTTGGAGGTGACAGCGTTGACGCTCTTTGA
- a CDS encoding response regulator transcription factor, with protein sequence MEEKIFIVEDDAAIFSSLKEHLEQWSFQVAGPENFQDIMTPFTQFNPQLVIMDIQLPAYDGFHWCREIRAVSNVPIIFLSSRDHPMDIVMAMNMGGDDYIQKPFHTDVLLAKIQATLRRAYSYAEPEEPMDELKWNGTTIDLKRCVIQGGTQEIELTKNEFFILSILVEANDEIVSRDDLIRKLWDDERFVNDNTLTVNVTRLRQKLSELGLGEAIVTKKGMGYMAVTLQENT encoded by the coding sequence ATGGAAGAAAAGATTTTCATTGTAGAAGACGATGCGGCAATTTTCTCTTCATTGAAAGAGCATTTAGAACAATGGTCATTTCAAGTGGCAGGTCCGGAAAACTTTCAAGATATTATGACGCCGTTTACGCAATTCAATCCGCAGCTCGTCATTATGGACATTCAACTGCCTGCATATGATGGATTCCACTGGTGCCGTGAAATCCGGGCAGTATCCAATGTGCCCATCATTTTTCTTTCTTCGAGAGACCATCCGATGGACATCGTCATGGCGATGAATATGGGCGGGGATGATTACATACAAAAGCCATTTCATACCGATGTGTTACTCGCAAAGATTCAAGCTACGTTACGCCGTGCGTATTCATATGCCGAACCGGAGGAACCGATGGACGAGTTGAAGTGGAATGGAACAACCATCGATTTGAAACGCTGTGTCATTCAAGGGGGAACCCAAGAAATCGAGCTTACGAAAAATGAGTTTTTCATTCTGTCCATATTAGTCGAAGCGAATGATGAAATCGTTTCACGCGATGACCTGATCCGGAAATTATGGGACGATGAACGCTTTGTCAATGACAATACACTTACGGTCAACGTGACACGTCTACGACAAAAGCTCAGTGAGCTAGGGCTGGGAGAAGCGATTGTCACGAAAAAAGGGATGGGTTATATGGCAGTTACATTGCAGGAGAATACGTAA
- a CDS encoding sigma-70 family RNA polymerase sigma factor — translation MDEMEVSRKAIKGDETAFLALMRQHKEDLLRTALAFLKNEHDALEALQEVTVRAYHKIHTVKEPAYAKTWLIRIMMNYCQDQLKRQKRFHPRETAIDQQGIEDASQLELKEALAALPEKEQQLIYLKYFQDVKIKDIAILENIPEGTVKSRLHKTLRSLRAYFEDEGGKEHV, via the coding sequence ATGGATGAGATGGAAGTCAGTCGTAAAGCAATTAAGGGGGATGAGACAGCGTTTCTTGCACTTATGCGACAGCATAAAGAGGATTTGTTGAGAACAGCCCTCGCATTTTTGAAAAATGAACACGATGCATTAGAAGCGCTTCAAGAAGTGACCGTGCGAGCCTACCATAAAATCCATACTGTGAAAGAGCCTGCGTATGCGAAGACGTGGCTCATCCGGATCATGATGAATTATTGTCAGGATCAGCTGAAACGGCAAAAACGGTTTCATCCAAGAGAAACTGCAATTGACCAGCAGGGAATTGAAGATGCCTCACAACTTGAACTAAAGGAAGCCCTTGCTGCCCTTCCTGAAAAAGAACAACAGCTCATCTACCTTAAATACTTTCAAGATGTAAAAATTAAAGACATTGCCATACTCGAAAATATTCCGGAAGGCACGGTAAAGTCCAGACTGCACAAAACGCTGCGGTCATTGCGAGCTTATTTTGAAGATGAAGGGGGAAAGGAGCATGTATGA
- a CDS encoding GNAT family N-acetyltransferase — MKWKDEHEAYMDEWDEEGMTPSSFHLDSGISYENYLEELHKREAGHGKWLPCTNYFLVDDTERVVGMIDIRHDLNEYLHQFGGHIGYGVRPSERRKGYATRMLAEALKVTDTLRIKSVLVTCNEENIGSAKTIQHNGGKEDVSMIEEDGTVVRRFWIDRENKSS; from the coding sequence ATGAAATGGAAAGACGAACATGAAGCGTATATGGATGAGTGGGATGAAGAGGGGATGACCCCAAGCAGCTTTCATTTAGACAGCGGGATTTCTTATGAAAACTATTTGGAAGAGCTGCACAAGCGAGAAGCCGGTCATGGAAAATGGCTGCCCTGCACGAACTATTTCTTGGTGGATGACACCGAGCGCGTCGTCGGCATGATTGATATCCGGCATGATTTAAATGAGTATTTGCACCAATTCGGCGGGCATATCGGCTACGGAGTCCGGCCGTCAGAGCGCCGTAAAGGATATGCGACGCGGATGCTGGCAGAAGCGTTGAAGGTTACGGATACGCTGAGGATAAAATCTGTACTCGTCACTTGTAACGAAGAGAATATCGGATCCGCGAAAACGATTCAGCACAATGGCGGCAAGGAAGACGTTAGTATGATTGAAGAAGATGGCACAGTGGTCCGCAGGTTTTGGATTGACCGGGAAAACAAGTCATCATGA
- a CDS encoding DUF1801 domain-containing protein: protein MRIEAKTIEEYVEQLPEERQQAMEKLRLTIKENLPVGFEETLSYGMIGYVIPHRIYPDGYHCKPEEPLPFLSIGSQKDFIGLYHMGIYAFPEVHDWFVAEYPKYVKTKLDMGKSCIRLKKMENIPYELIAELCRKISVEAYIAHYEAAWKK from the coding sequence ATGAGAATTGAAGCGAAAACCATTGAAGAATATGTTGAACAGCTTCCTGAAGAGCGACAGCAAGCAATGGAAAAACTGCGTCTGACGATTAAAGAAAACTTGCCGGTCGGATTTGAAGAAACGCTCTCCTATGGCATGATTGGATATGTTATCCCGCATCGTATTTATCCGGATGGGTATCACTGCAAACCGGAAGAACCGCTGCCATTTCTAAGCATAGGCTCTCAGAAAGATTTCATCGGTCTTTATCATATGGGGATCTACGCATTTCCTGAAGTGCATGATTGGTTCGTTGCAGAATATCCAAAGTACGTGAAGACAAAACTGGATATGGGGAAAAGCTGCATTCGATTAAAAAAGATGGAAAACATCCCATATGAGCTGATTGCTGAGTTATGCAGGAAGATTTCAGTTGAAGCGTATATTGCCCATTATGAGGCGGCATGGAAGAAATAA
- a CDS encoding FtsX-like permease family protein, with product MTALTLFDLVVRSMRKNLKHYYLYFFALILSVVLYFVFASLQHDASVLEQTDTSFKMASGFKAAGILLLFISGVFLLYANSIFLKRKSREVGLYQLIGLSKFTVTRMLVTENLLLGTGALAIGIGLGLLVSRVFLLLLMKLIGIDGVLTLSFSGAAILQTILVFVTLLVLTSLQMAVAVKRSTLLELFKVDQSGERIKKPKTVVYAVFGILGIVLIGFGYWLSGHMLNSMLFFYIIVVLVSVILGTYLLFRVTIGWALFQIRTSKNGHLGLSNSLSLAPLIHRLKANANSLTIITVLSAMTLTMIAAAYSTYYSSGKESRLMEPFDYMIVGDPSASDQFLTLLDKADISYHASDIEGIELKGDYEKELNPMLYYKDVLLRVVSESQLSKAGLTIEVNDLQSGVLMAGYTHWMLKSVETPVNLILEPEGLNKNVAIERFAEGNAFNDYDFASMIVVKDELFQTIRSGYKESGEIAEINTVAINLQSKEQFKEATELYNEIESSGKRLDYYTQYQNTLQSSGMLIFIAGFLGLVFLISTGSILYFKQMTEAEQEKASYTTLRQLGFSVQEIMRGVIKKQLFVFGLPLLIGLVHSIFALKSASFIFMSDVTVPTVIAMSVYIAIYLVFAFLTVGYYRKTIKAAL from the coding sequence GTGACAGCGTTGACGCTCTTTGATCTCGTTGTCCGCAGTATGCGGAAAAACCTGAAACATTACTATTTATACTTTTTTGCGTTGATTTTAAGTGTTGTGTTGTATTTTGTATTCGCTTCGCTGCAGCATGACGCATCGGTATTGGAGCAGACGGATACTTCTTTTAAAATGGCATCGGGCTTTAAAGCGGCAGGAATTCTCTTACTGTTCATCTCGGGCGTATTCCTGCTGTATGCAAATTCTATTTTCTTGAAACGCAAGAGTCGTGAAGTAGGGCTTTATCAGCTGATCGGTTTGTCGAAATTCACAGTAACCCGGATGTTGGTGACAGAGAACTTGCTGCTTGGAACAGGAGCACTCGCTATTGGAATCGGTCTCGGCTTGCTTGTTTCCAGAGTATTTTTACTGCTGTTGATGAAACTTATAGGGATAGATGGCGTGTTGACGTTATCATTTTCCGGAGCTGCGATACTGCAAACGATCCTCGTGTTTGTCACGCTGCTCGTGCTAACCTCACTGCAAATGGCAGTCGCAGTGAAACGCAGTACATTGCTTGAGCTGTTTAAGGTGGATCAGTCCGGAGAACGTATTAAAAAGCCGAAAACAGTTGTTTACGCTGTATTCGGGATTTTAGGCATTGTTTTAATTGGCTTCGGTTATTGGCTATCTGGACATATGCTTAACAGCATGCTGTTTTTCTATATAATTGTCGTATTAGTTTCTGTCATTCTCGGAACGTATCTGCTGTTCCGTGTGACGATTGGCTGGGCGTTATTCCAAATCAGAACATCCAAAAATGGACACCTCGGTTTGTCGAACAGTTTGTCACTGGCGCCATTGATTCACCGGTTGAAAGCCAATGCGAATTCGTTGACGATTATTACGGTGTTATCTGCAATGACGCTGACCATGATTGCTGCTGCGTACTCAACTTACTATTCATCGGGAAAAGAAAGCCGTTTAATGGAGCCGTTCGATTATATGATCGTCGGTGATCCCTCCGCATCGGATCAGTTTCTGACATTGCTTGATAAGGCGGATATTTCATATCATGCTTCTGATATCGAAGGAATTGAATTAAAGGGTGACTATGAAAAGGAACTGAATCCTATGCTTTATTATAAGGATGTGCTACTTCGAGTCGTAAGCGAAAGTCAATTAAGTAAAGCGGGGTTGACGATTGAAGTGAATGACCTTCAGTCGGGTGTTTTGATGGCCGGTTACACCCATTGGATGCTGAAGTCTGTGGAAACTCCGGTTAATCTTATACTTGAACCCGAAGGTTTGAACAAAAACGTTGCGATTGAACGATTTGCAGAAGGTAATGCCTTCAACGATTATGACTTTGCGTCGATGATCGTCGTAAAAGATGAGCTATTCCAGACGATCCGTTCAGGATATAAAGAATCAGGTGAAATCGCTGAAATCAATACTGTTGCAATCAATTTACAAAGTAAAGAACAGTTTAAAGAAGCAACGGAACTTTACAATGAAATCGAAAGTTCTGGAAAAAGACTCGACTACTATACGCAATACCAAAACACGCTCCAGTCTAGCGGCATGCTCATCTTCATTGCCGGATTCCTAGGTCTCGTGTTCCTCATCTCAACAGGAAGTATTCTCTACTTCAAGCAGATGACGGAAGCAGAACAAGAAAAAGCGAGTTACACGACGTTGCGCCAGTTAGGATTCAGTGTTCAGGAAATTATGAGAGGCGTTATTAAGAAGCAACTATTCGTATTCGGACTGCCACTTCTGATAGGATTAGTGCATTCGATTTTCGCATTGAAATCCGCTTCGTTCATCTTCATGAGTGATGTTACGGTACCGACCGTCATTGCAATGTCTGTATATATTGCAATCTATTTAGTGTTTGCGTTCTTGACCGTCGGCTATTATCGGAAAACGATCAAAGCTGCGTTATAA
- a CDS encoding DIP1984 family protein: protein MKLAEALIARADYQKRIEQLKKRILMNLKVQEGDAPYEDPNEMLSELAEIRQELTSLIKRINRTNCEIKFDEDRTLADALTERDQLFDQRSVLAKVVEEASQHVDRYSQSEIRIISTVSVKALQKQVDQLSKAYREIDTKIQGMNWNIDLLN from the coding sequence ATGAAGTTAGCAGAAGCTTTAATCGCAAGGGCGGATTATCAGAAACGAATTGAACAGTTAAAAAAACGAATTCTAATGAATTTGAAAGTTCAAGAGGGCGATGCGCCTTATGAGGATCCGAATGAGATGCTATCGGAACTCGCGGAAATCCGTCAAGAGCTTACCTCATTAATTAAAAGAATTAATCGAACCAATTGCGAAATTAAATTTGATGAAGACCGAACACTTGCGGATGCATTAACTGAACGTGATCAGCTTTTTGATCAGCGATCGGTCCTAGCAAAAGTGGTGGAAGAGGCATCCCAGCATGTTGATCGATACAGCCAGTCTGAAATTCGAATCATTAGTACAGTAAGCGTAAAGGCACTCCAAAAACAAGTCGATCAGTTATCGAAAGCCTATCGGGAAATAGATACGAAGATTCAGGGGATGAACTGGAATATTGATCTACTAAACTAA
- a CDS encoding DUF4179 domain-containing protein: MYEREEKKLRELKHKMEQGTLPLEQADQMILAGIAKAKADRSKQKRRRKRITWTAALAAILILTFVTSIRVSTAFANTVASIPGMEPFVAMIQQDKGLQAIFKEDYYQEIGASQTVGDVTMTIDGVILDETGMNVYYTIESRKKMKTASVHTIEITNSRPMPEAGISYGGMDANDVYSYQENMEITFSKRNVFNDLNFTVDAEMKIDGRIEPFSIPFKVPEQTKPSKPYVLNKVMELDGQHFTIDEIVISPMRASVQITFDPDNTKKIVSFEDMRLVDEKGEVWGRIANGVTAFGNEKGKTTHTFFLQSNYFSTPEKLYLQINKAQAIKQEQAFIEVNTDTRELLAFPDGPELQLVDANRNGIDLLLSVQDFNHDPFTTAIDAQGKEISISSFSLYGEGDATHWSPAFETTSYTNPIRLELHAYPTYIEGDVKVEVK, translated from the coding sequence ATGTATGAGCGGGAAGAAAAGAAACTGCGTGAATTGAAGCACAAGATGGAACAGGGGACTCTCCCATTAGAACAAGCCGACCAAATGATTCTTGCTGGGATTGCAAAAGCAAAGGCTGATCGAAGCAAGCAGAAACGACGCAGAAAGCGAATCACATGGACGGCTGCACTGGCAGCGATCCTGATCCTGACCTTTGTAACTTCAATCCGAGTGTCTACCGCGTTTGCCAACACCGTTGCGTCTATTCCGGGAATGGAGCCTTTCGTCGCCATGATTCAACAAGACAAAGGCCTGCAGGCGATTTTTAAAGAGGACTATTATCAGGAAATCGGAGCCTCCCAAACTGTTGGGGATGTCACGATGACCATTGACGGCGTTATTTTGGATGAAACAGGGATGAATGTCTATTATACGATTGAATCAAGGAAAAAGATGAAAACAGCGAGTGTCCATACAATTGAAATCACCAATTCAAGACCTATGCCTGAAGCAGGGATCTCGTATGGGGGGATGGACGCAAATGATGTATATTCTTATCAGGAAAATATGGAGATCACATTTTCAAAACGGAATGTCTTTAACGATCTGAATTTTACCGTAGACGCGGAAATGAAGATTGATGGAAGAATAGAACCATTTTCAATTCCATTTAAGGTGCCTGAACAAACGAAACCAAGTAAGCCCTATGTATTGAACAAAGTAATGGAACTGGATGGACAGCACTTCACCATCGATGAAATTGTGATTTCTCCCATGCGTGCAAGCGTGCAAATAACATTTGATCCGGACAATACGAAAAAAATAGTGTCATTTGAAGATATGCGGCTGGTAGATGAAAAAGGAGAAGTATGGGGTAGAATTGCTAACGGAGTCACAGCTTTTGGCAATGAAAAAGGAAAGACGACCCACACATTCTTCCTGCAGAGCAACTACTTCTCCACACCTGAAAAACTTTATCTGCAAATCAATAAGGCGCAAGCAATCAAACAAGAACAAGCTTTTATCGAAGTGAATACGGATACAAGAGAGTTGCTGGCATTTCCAGATGGGCCAGAATTGCAGCTGGTGGATGCGAACCGAAATGGGATTGACCTGTTGCTATCGGTACAAGATTTTAATCATGATCCATTTACCACTGCAATAGACGCTCAAGGAAAAGAAATTTCAATTTCTTCATTCAGCCTATATGGGGAAGGAGACGCGACTCACTGGAGTCCGGCATTTGAAACAACTTCCTATACGAATCCAATCCGTCTTGAACTTCATGCATATCCGACATACATCGAAGGAGATGTGAAAGTCGAGGTGAAGTAA
- a CDS encoding VOC family protein, producing the protein MKGVLHHIELYVSNLERSVEFWGWLLEELGYTVYQDWPKGKSWKLGETYLVFVQTEERFLDVPYHRCRTGLNHLAFHAESKEHVDLITSQLKNRNVRTLYPDTHPFAGGESHYAVYFEDPDRMKVEIVAPNESRTADA; encoded by the coding sequence GTGAAAGGAGTGCTTCATCATATTGAATTATACGTTTCGAATTTGGAACGCTCTGTGGAATTTTGGGGGTGGCTGCTGGAAGAACTGGGCTACACAGTGTACCAGGATTGGCCGAAGGGGAAGAGTTGGAAACTTGGGGAAACGTATCTCGTTTTTGTTCAAACTGAAGAGCGATTTCTGGATGTTCCGTACCATCGGTGCCGTACCGGATTGAATCATTTAGCATTTCATGCGGAGTCGAAAGAGCACGTGGACTTGATCACCAGTCAACTGAAAAATCGTAACGTGAGAACTCTTTATCCGGATACCCATCCGTTTGCAGGCGGTGAATCTCATTATGCAGTCTATTTTGAAGATCCCGACCGGATGAAGGTAGAAATCGTTGCTCCGAATGAATCTCGAACTGCCGATGCGTAG
- a CDS encoding esterase/lipase family protein — MDHVLLLHGFNKSSKDMAALSKYLETFGFHCHSLTLPLTRQEFDRVTQLVVNEVEELAGLNGRKVHLVGHSTGGLLIRHLLTDHSAAERIGRCVQLATPNKGSQLAMLAGTVKGYTSWFRTLKSLHTAYIEKLSLINDTAIEMGAIAGTTSNLWLGRFIKGENDGRVEVSSVDIPELTDFTTLPFGHKDIHYHYETAVLTARFLNTGSFH; from the coding sequence ATGGATCATGTGCTGCTGTTACATGGTTTTAATAAGTCATCGAAAGATATGGCGGCGCTGTCCAAGTATCTGGAGACATTCGGATTTCACTGTCACTCGCTCACACTGCCATTAACGAGACAAGAATTCGATCGTGTTACACAACTTGTGGTGAATGAGGTGGAAGAACTGGCAGGTTTAAATGGAAGGAAAGTTCATCTAGTCGGTCACAGCACAGGCGGTTTACTCATTCGGCATTTACTGACAGATCACAGTGCCGCAGAACGCATCGGACGTTGTGTCCAACTTGCGACTCCGAACAAAGGCAGTCAACTAGCTATGTTAGCAGGTACCGTTAAAGGGTACACAAGTTGGTTCAGAACGTTAAAATCTTTACACACAGCTTATATAGAAAAGCTATCATTAATAAATGATACGGCAATTGAAATGGGTGCGATTGCAGGCACGACTAGTAATTTGTGGTTAGGGCGTTTCATCAAAGGAGAAAATGATGGACGTGTGGAAGTTTCTTCTGTGGACATTCCCGAACTAACAGATTTCACTACACTCCCATTTGGACATAAAGACATCCACTATCACTATGAAACAGCGGTTTTGACAGCTCGATTTTTGAACACGGGAAGTTTTCATTAG